The following is a genomic window from Brassica oleracea var. oleracea cultivar TO1000 unplaced genomic scaffold, BOL UnpScaffold05995, whole genome shotgun sequence.
CAGGTTCTTCTTTGGCCGCTTCCTTCTGTTTAGAATTCGTAACTGGATTGAAGTTTGTCTCCTCCTCCTATGAAAGGAGACATTCATAATGATATTCTTGTATCAAAACCAAACAATTTGTCTGAAATTGAACAGGGCTTACATCATCTGAATCATCATCGTCCTCTTCTTCCTCAGACTCGTTCAAACCATTAGCCTTGCCGAGCAATTTCTTCAACTCTTTACCAGAATTGCTCAATCCTCCTTcctcttctccattttcttcatcctcatcatccTGCAAAAGAAATAAACAGAAACTTGGGACCTTATAGAAGAGTACATTCTCTTGCAAGTGAAGTATCATAAAAGACAGACCTGCTTTATTTCTGGAGGAGCAGGAATTTCAGGCGCCAGAAGATCTTCACGTTCGTCAGGATCATTACCCACTgcctcatcatcatcagtgaAAATCTCTTCATGCT
Proteins encoded in this region:
- the LOC106322080 gene encoding transcription initiation factor IIF subunit alpha-like, which encodes MDDDDIEKGDDWEHEEIFTDDDEAVGNDPDEREDLLAPEIPAPPEIKQDDEDEENGEEEGGLSNSGKELKKLLGKANGLNESEEEEDDDDSDDEEETNFNPVTNSKQKEAAKEEPVESTPPKPAPPSSSRGTPSAKPSKGKRKLNDGDSKKPSGSSVQKKVKTENVRH